AAGATACTCGTCCTGGCCCCGGGCTATGTCCCTCGGTTCTTCGACGGCGTCGAAGCCAGAGAGGAAGTGACCTTTAAACTCTCGTCTTTGAACCTTAAGGGGATACCCCAGGAGAAGATAATCAGGATAAAGGTGACGGATGAGGAGGGCAGACCGCTACCCGGAAGCTATGTGGAGATCATAGGTGAGCGGAAAGGTGAACCGACCGGTATATCGGACGAGAAGGGGATAGCCATCCTTCCGGGTTGGGACCCTTCAAAACGGTATGAAGCCCTGATCACCAGGCCCGATTTCGCTCCTAAATACGCGAGGGATGTCAAACCGGGGAGCGAGCTGAACGAGGTCATACTCAATAGAGGCGTATCCGTCGGCGGTATGGTGATGTGTCGGATTACTGAGAATTCGAAACGCACTCTCGATGTGCCGCTGTCCGGGGCGGTCGTCGTGGCGGCTCCAAAGGGAGATGGAGGCTACTTGCCTACAACATATGCCCGAACAGATGAAAACGGATGCTATCTTTTCACCCACCTGGCCGCTGATCGACCCTACGATCTGTTTGTGATGTGTAACTCAACTGAAGCTCAGCGTGGATATATAGCGCCCCCTTTGAGGATAGACGGATTGGAAAAAGGTGAGGTGCGTGAGGGGATAAACATAATCCTTAGTAAAGGGAGAAGCATCAGCGGCAGAATCGTTATGCCTGAAAGCCAGCCCGTTCCCGAAGGGTCGTGTGCCGTCGCTACCACCCCATGCGGAGAGGTGTCAGCTCCGATCAGAAAGGACGGCTCGTTCAAACTCGAGGGACTTCCACCGCTCGACGCCGATCTGATCGTTGAGGTGCCTGGGTTCATACCGGCGGAATTCCTAAATTCATGGGGAAGGGTGGAACCTCTGAAGTTCGATATGAGGGGGGACATAACGGGTCTCGTTGTGCATGTTAAGAGGGAGGGCGATGTAGGTAAAGACGATGGAATAACGTTTGAGAAACTTCTGGAGGAGATCAGAAAACGCGAAGGGAAGATGCGATCGGGTGAGATGTTTACCGATCTATGGTGGATAACGCCAAGGGAGATGGTGGAGGAGATAGAGGTGGAATTCCGTCGGGACGGCATGCCCGTGCCCTCCGTCAAGTCGAGCATAAGCTTAAGCCGTGGCTACTATGCCTTTAAAGGCGTGAGATACCGCTTCGATGCGATGTTCGGTGAGATCACCCCTGAGGAGGTGAACCCCGAGGAGCCGTTGCCACCTATAGCTCAGTTCCTTAAGACCCCTATACTTAGGATAACCTATGACGGTGAGAGGTCCTATCGTTTCAGGTTGCGTCGGCCTCTCCAATTGGTGATCAGCAAGGGGGATATAAGACTTTCCAGTGTTAAAGAGATGGGGCCGCTTTACTGGCTGAGGTTTTGGGGCACGGCCTCCGCCGGAGATCTTCTGGAACGCTACCTCGTCAAATACCCTGGGGTGAGAATGGCACCGGCTAGAGGCGAGGTTGTAAACGACGATCTGTGTTATCGAATCCCTGTCGATCGCTGGCCGATCTCCAACTTCGAGGGTTACGTGTTGGTTAACGCCCGGCGGGGTTATCTCCCTCAAGAGATTTACGCCCGCACCACGGATGGAGATTGGGAGACTTACATACGTTTCACCTTGGAGAAGAGCTACGGTCGCGACATGTGGTATCCGAGGGAAGTGCGATCGATCTCATACGAATTCAAAGGTGGAAAGCGCAGGCTGCATCATATTAAGATCGTCAGATTCTACAATCTCTCGATAAACGTAGATCTGCCCGATGAGATGTTCCGTATCAGTCCGCCCAAAGGCGTGAGCGTTTATTATGAGTGAAAACCCCTCATGACGGGGTCGAAGGGAAGTTTGTTATACTATTTCCCCACCGAGATTATGTTTAGGTTAGGTGGAGGAAGATCTTGAGGGACGAGCATCTGATACAAAAAGTCATCTCAGGCGATAGCTCAGCATTCTGCAAACTGGTGGAGAAATACTTCGATTCAGTCTGCAGCGCCCTCTGTTCTCTCATCACTGATCCACTCGACGCGGAGGAGATAGCTCAGGAGGCTTTCCTCAGGGCGTATCTGCATCTCAGAAAGCTGAGAAAACCTTCCTCCTTCAAAACGTGGGTGATGAGGATCGCTTTCAACATCGCCTTCGATCGGATGAGAAAAAGGGAACCTCAGATCATCTCTCTTTCCCAGATCGATCCCGATAAACTGAGTATCCCCTCGTTCGAGGATGAGATACTGAGAAACGAACTGCTGGAGGAGACCGAAAAGCTCATAGACCGGCTGCCCGAGATGGACAGAGAGATGCTGAAAAGATGGCTTTTCGAGGGGAAAAGTTATGGCGAATTGAGCGAGGAGTACGGCTTATCATATAGCGCCGTGGCGAAACGAGTGCAAAGGGGATTGAAGAAGATACGGAAGAGGTTGAAGTGGAAATTCGGCGGGGTGATCTTAATGCCATGGCGTAAAATCATGAGATTCCCAGGGAGTGTTATCATGAAGCTATCAACTAAAGCTGTGGTAACAGGTATGGGAATATTGATAGCGGGAGGATTTGGGGTTTGGATCGTGATGCATAAAGGGGAGGATGAACCGGTTGTGAAACCAAGAGATATGATGTATGGGAAGGTGGAAGAGAGCGTTACATCCCAGAAGAGCGTAAGGAAGGAGGAATCAGATGATCTGACGTTTGAGGAGTTCAATGCCTTTCTGGATGCTGTTTTAGATGAATATTCCGATGAGCAGTCGGAGCAAGCCGTTTCCCTAGAGGAGGATATCCCGCCCACACCCGATAAGGCGTGGGGTGAAATGAAAAGGGAGACACCCCAGGATAAGCAGGATGAGACGGAGGAGGCTGTCCCCGAGGAGTTGAGGTGGACGATAGAGAGGATCAAGGAGGTACGGGCCGAGGAGGAGAGATTAAGAAAGAAACTCGATGAGCTGGCCAAGGAGAACAACGACTTGATCGAACTGGTGAATTATTACGACAGCATGGGTATGGAGGAGAAAAGTCGAGAAGCCTTTCGACGTCATTTCTATCTAGTGAAATATGTGATCGATCCGCTGGTAGACACCAGTAATAGATTAATGGACGAACGGTTCAGGCTCTTCGATATAGTGGAGAGATACGCCTTTCAGGGGAACACCGTAGCCCTGGAATTTCTGAAGAAGAACCCCTTTTACTACAAGAGGTTCCTGAAGAGATTGAGAGGAGAACCCGTCGATTTCTGACCTTTTAAGCTTTGTGAAGACAGGGAAAACGAGTTGAGGTCGAAATGAACCATGTTATGGGTGATCCTACCATGCCTCATATGCTTAACTGGAACTGATCCGGCCCTGTTGATCGCCGTTGACGCGTCAGATCCTGGAAACCCGGATCTCATCGCATCCCTGCCGTTGAACGGAGGACCTATCCCGGGATGCATCGCCTGTTACGGCGGAAGAGCTTTCATCGGAACCGAAGAGGGATTGGAGGTGGCGGACGTCTCCGATCCTCACTCGCTAAAGCTCATCGTACAACTGCCGCTTAAAAACACCGTGGGAAGGTTCTACGTCATCAAAGATTACCTCTATGTCCCCACCGGTCGAGGGCTTTTCGTGATGGACTCCTCATCAAACCCTCCGAAATGGGAGATGCAAAACGGGCCGGAGGGATACGAGAGAATGCCGATAGCTGAGTTCCGGGTGAAAGGTAGTATGGCGTGGGCTCTGGACAGATACCGATACATCCACCTCATCTCCATATCAAACCCCACCCGGCCGGAGCTTATAAGCTCATCCGGTATCTCAGGTCGGGATGTGTTCTTCCGTATCTTTCACGATGAGGTCAGGCCCTGGAGCGAACTCAACGCCGCCATCGAATCCTCGGTTACCCGGAAGTTCCTCAACATCAGGGTGGACGATCTTAAGGATGTAATCGTCCTCAGAAGAGAAAGCGGCGATTCCCGAAGGATACCGGCTATCTCCGAGAAATACCT
This genomic interval from Candidatus Poribacteria bacterium contains the following:
- a CDS encoding sigma-70 family RNA polymerase sigma factor gives rise to the protein MRDEHLIQKVISGDSSAFCKLVEKYFDSVCSALCSLITDPLDAEEIAQEAFLRAYLHLRKLRKPSSFKTWVMRIAFNIAFDRMRKREPQIISLSQIDPDKLSIPSFEDEILRNELLEETEKLIDRLPEMDREMLKRWLFEGKSYGELSEEYGLSYSAVAKRVQRGLKKIRKRLKWKFGGVILMPWRKIMRFPGSVIMKLSTKAVVTGMGILIAGGFGVWIVMHKGEDEPVVKPRDMMYGKVEESVTSQKSVRKEESDDLTFEEFNAFLDAVLDEYSDEQSEQAVSLEEDIPPTPDKAWGEMKRETPQDKQDETEEAVPEELRWTIERIKEVRAEEERLRKKLDELAKENNDLIELVNYYDSMGMEEKSREAFRRHFYLVKYVIDPLVDTSNRLMDERFRLFDIVERYAFQGNTVALEFLKKNPFYYKRFLKRLRGEPVDF
- a CDS encoding carboxypeptidase regulatory-like domain-containing protein, coding for MERRRLLWYGISAFAVLIVAWLHIAVAMARSISPDDERMDLQGRVVDERGRPVKGARVDIWTAKPKSGYSLTCPYCYLDCSKEALTDGNGSFRIESLRADLVFKILVLAPGYVPRFFDGVEAREEVTFKLSSLNLKGIPQEKIIRIKVTDEEGRPLPGSYVEIIGERKGEPTGISDEKGIAILPGWDPSKRYEALITRPDFAPKYARDVKPGSELNEVILNRGVSVGGMVMCRITENSKRTLDVPLSGAVVVAAPKGDGGYLPTTYARTDENGCYLFTHLAADRPYDLFVMCNSTEAQRGYIAPPLRIDGLEKGEVREGINIILSKGRSISGRIVMPESQPVPEGSCAVATTPCGEVSAPIRKDGSFKLEGLPPLDADLIVEVPGFIPAEFLNSWGRVEPLKFDMRGDITGLVVHVKREGDVGKDDGITFEKLLEEIRKREGKMRSGEMFTDLWWITPREMVEEIEVEFRRDGMPVPSVKSSISLSRGYYAFKGVRYRFDAMFGEITPEEVNPEEPLPPIAQFLKTPILRITYDGERSYRFRLRRPLQLVISKGDIRLSSVKEMGPLYWLRFWGTASAGDLLERYLVKYPGVRMAPARGEVVNDDLCYRIPVDRWPISNFEGYVLVNARRGYLPQEIYARTTDGDWETYIRFTLEKSYGRDMWYPREVRSISYEFKGGKRRLHHIKIVRFYNLSINVDLPDEMFRISPPKGVSVYYE